A window of the Haloarcula litorea genome harbors these coding sequences:
- a CDS encoding DUF7556 family protein: MEPDSVAPVEIGTDAEVMASVEEGETDTLIIADVSTDDAYLTLPLSEAAALPEWR; encoded by the coding sequence ATGGAGCCGGACAGTGTCGCCCCAGTGGAGATCGGCACGGACGCCGAAGTCATGGCGTCCGTCGAAGAAGGCGAGACGGACACCCTCATCATCGCGGACGTGTCCACCGACGACGCCTATCTCACACTCCCGCTCTCGGAGGCGGCCGCGCTGCCGGAGTGGCGCTAG
- a CDS encoding DUF6293 family protein, translating to MSETVHLIPVGIDVERLFLPITQGDLAADGVVLYRARRHSDDRAVADLAERMFHRLEYTFETVLGAEVETAFIESVHDYENAYKTAYRAVRKHVDDAEVWINISSMPRTVSFAFATAANTIVNERPELRDRVHVYYVPPEAYLTTNMLRELEAELEFLRGEGGDPAERADEIEALLETVRERGITAGAREIDGQRYVELPAAPLAELRPFERELLAVLGEAGATESTSALARELARARGDDPDESLRSKVQYNVERLEAKGFLRREDSGGQYETRLTKLGRLWVETH from the coding sequence GTGAGCGAGACGGTCCACCTCATCCCGGTCGGCATCGACGTCGAGCGACTGTTCCTGCCCATCACGCAGGGGGACCTGGCGGCCGACGGCGTCGTGCTGTACCGGGCGCGTCGCCACAGCGACGACCGGGCGGTGGCGGACCTCGCCGAGCGGATGTTCCACCGGCTGGAGTACACGTTCGAGACGGTGCTGGGCGCGGAGGTCGAGACGGCGTTCATCGAGAGCGTCCACGACTACGAGAACGCCTACAAGACCGCCTACCGGGCGGTCCGAAAGCACGTCGACGACGCCGAGGTGTGGATCAACATCTCCTCGATGCCCCGGACCGTCTCCTTCGCGTTCGCGACGGCGGCAAACACCATCGTCAACGAGCGCCCCGAGCTACGGGATCGGGTCCACGTCTACTACGTCCCGCCGGAGGCGTACCTCACGACCAATATGCTCCGGGAACTGGAGGCGGAACTGGAGTTCCTCCGGGGCGAGGGCGGGGACCCCGCCGAGCGGGCCGACGAGATCGAGGCCCTGCTGGAGACGGTGCGGGAGCGCGGGATCACCGCGGGCGCTCGCGAGATCGACGGCCAGCGCTACGTCGAACTGCCGGCGGCCCCGCTGGCGGAGCTCCGGCCGTTCGAGCGGGAACTGCTCGCGGTGCTGGGCGAGGCGGGCGCGACCGAGTCGACGTCGGCGCTGGCCCGCGAACTCGCCCGGGCGCGCGGCGACGACCCGGACGAGTCCCTCCGGAGCAAGGTCCAGTACAACGTCGAGCGGCTGGAGGCGAAGGGGTTCCTCCGCCGCGAGGACTCCGGTGGGCAGTACGAGACGCGACTGACCAAGCTAGGCCGACTGTGGGTCGAGACCCACTAG